One stretch of Tenacibaculum sp. MAR_2010_89 DNA includes these proteins:
- a CDS encoding DPP IV N-terminal domain-containing protein produces the protein MQTYSSKIVLAIIILFISCSKNQKPKQRTAEEYKQASILMDRGLSNLVYNQVFGSTFVNQDYLIYATKTKNGKKFILVDITTKTKKEAFNHIKLAKSLANELGREIEQNNLPISKVSLSDDLKTVQFIINKQRYSCNLENYSISKVTSQNAEVTRNEHVSPNRKLAAYIDNHNLWVRDLITNKKTQLTFDGKKNYGYATNNAGWTKSNGAVLKWSPNSDKIATFQQDSREVGMIYLTSTNVGHPKLEAWKHPLPGDKTIFTIERVIIHLGTKPKTVRLKMDKDYQRGTTTDHIADRNNELLDAQWKKDGSQFAFVSGSRDHKIAHLQIADTNTGEVKSIYKEEVDTYYESGVNVENWKVLFDSNEFIWYSEKTNWGHIYLYDLSTKQLKSQITSGNWIVKQVKKVDKINKKVYFTAGGKETGNPYHNYYYSVNFDGSNLKNLTPSKGTHSATFSSDYSYLVDTYSTTTSPPVSVLRNNKGESILELETADITALKEKNWQEPIEFSVKARDGKTDIYGIMCTPSHYDEHKKYPVLNYIYPGPQSGSIGNYKFRSVWRDFQAVAELGFVVVAVDAMGTPMRSKSFHDAYYGNMGDNGLPDNIAAIKQLAKKYKGMDIERVGIWGHSGGGFASTRAVFAYPDFYDVAVSGAGNHDNRNYEADWGEKWQGLLKKGKIEEKGDGTTNYDNQANQLIAHNLKGKLLITHGSMDNNVSPSNTMLVVEALIKANKDFDMIIFPNKRHGYGNMTKYMTRKRWDYFVTHLRKEIPPKEFDLSNF, from the coding sequence ATGCAAACATATTCAAGTAAAATAGTTTTAGCCATAATAATACTGTTTATTAGTTGTTCAAAAAACCAAAAACCAAAACAACGAACCGCTGAAGAATATAAACAAGCCTCTATACTTATGGATAGAGGTTTGTCTAATTTAGTTTATAATCAAGTTTTTGGAAGTACTTTTGTTAATCAAGACTATTTAATATACGCTACTAAAACTAAAAATGGCAAAAAATTTATTTTAGTTGACATAACTACTAAAACTAAAAAAGAAGCTTTTAATCATATTAAACTTGCTAAAAGTTTAGCAAATGAACTTGGTCGAGAAATAGAACAAAACAACTTGCCTATTTCTAAAGTCTCTCTATCTGATGATTTAAAAACTGTTCAATTTATTATAAATAAACAAAGATATTCTTGCAATTTAGAAAACTATTCTATTTCTAAAGTTACTTCACAAAATGCAGAAGTTACTAGAAACGAACATGTTTCTCCAAATAGAAAATTAGCGGCTTACATAGATAATCATAACCTTTGGGTAAGAGATTTAATTACTAACAAAAAAACACAACTTACATTTGATGGTAAAAAAAACTATGGATACGCAACAAACAATGCTGGTTGGACTAAAAGCAATGGAGCTGTTTTAAAATGGTCTCCTAATTCTGATAAAATTGCTACTTTTCAACAAGACTCACGTGAAGTAGGAATGATATACTTAACCTCAACTAATGTTGGACATCCTAAACTTGAAGCTTGGAAACACCCATTACCTGGAGACAAAACCATTTTTACAATTGAACGTGTAATTATTCATCTAGGAACAAAACCTAAAACTGTTCGTCTAAAAATGGATAAGGATTATCAAAGAGGGACTACTACCGATCACATAGCTGACCGGAACAATGAACTACTAGATGCGCAGTGGAAAAAGGATGGATCTCAATTTGCTTTTGTTTCAGGCTCTAGAGATCATAAAATAGCCCATTTACAAATTGCTGACACGAATACTGGTGAAGTAAAATCTATTTATAAAGAAGAAGTTGACACCTATTATGAATCTGGTGTAAATGTTGAAAACTGGAAAGTTTTATTTGATTCAAACGAGTTTATATGGTACTCTGAAAAAACAAACTGGGGACATATTTACTTATATGATTTATCTACAAAACAATTAAAAAGTCAAATCACTTCAGGAAACTGGATTGTAAAACAAGTAAAAAAAGTAGATAAAATTAATAAGAAGGTTTATTTTACTGCTGGAGGAAAAGAAACAGGAAACCCGTATCACAATTATTATTATAGTGTTAATTTTGATGGATCAAACCTAAAAAACTTAACTCCTAGTAAAGGAACTCATTCAGCTACCTTCTCAAGTGATTACTCATATTTAGTAGACACATATTCAACAACCACATCTCCGCCTGTTTCTGTTTTAAGAAATAATAAAGGAGAAAGTATATTAGAATTAGAAACTGCAGACATTACTGCTTTAAAAGAAAAAAATTGGCAAGAGCCTATTGAATTTTCAGTAAAAGCTCGTGACGGGAAAACTGATATTTACGGAATCATGTGCACACCAAGCCATTATGATGAACATAAAAAATACCCTGTATTAAACTACATATATCCTGGACCTCAATCTGGAAGTATTGGTAATTATAAATTCAGGTCTGTTTGGAGAGATTTTCAAGCAGTAGCAGAATTAGGTTTCGTAGTGGTTGCTGTTGATGCAATGGGAACACCAATGAGATCTAAATCTTTTCATGATGCCTATTACGGAAACATGGGAGACAATGGTTTACCAGATAATATTGCAGCTATTAAACAGTTAGCTAAAAAATATAAAGGTATGGATATTGAGCGCGTAGGTATTTGGGGTCATTCTGGAGGTGGATTTGCCTCAACTCGTGCTGTATTTGCTTATCCTGATTTTTATGATGTAGCAGTTTCAGGTGCTGGAAACCATGACAATAGGAATTATGAAGCTGATTGGGGTGAAAAATGGCAAGGCCTTTTAAAGAAAGGAAAAATAGAAGAAAAGGGAGATGGAACTACAAATTATGACAACCAAGCAAATCAATTAATTGCTCATAATTTAAAAGGTAAACTATTAATAACTCATGGAAGCATGGATAATAATGTTTCTCCTTCAAACACAATGTTAGTTGTTGAAGCCTTAATTAAGGCTAATAAAGACTTTGATATGATTATATTTCCAAACAAAAGACATGGTTACGGAAATATGACGAAGTATATGACTCGAAAAAGGTGGGATTATTTTGTAACTCATTTACGAAAAGAAATCCCTCCAAAAGAATTTGATCTATCTAACTTCTAA
- a CDS encoding M56 family metallopeptidase encodes MISYLLKSTSCLALLLLFYHIILEREKMHNFNRFYLLGSILFSFLVPLTTITVASTAKIIEATQNSHQLTIAQNNTPILVENSFSYTQLLVVVYLIISTLFLFRFCINLYKITQKISSNNKIKYQKAILVLVNDEILPHTFWNYIFINKKEYLNGKIEEELFTHELTHVTQRHTLDVIIIELLQILFWVNPLFIFLKKAIQLNHEFLADEKVINQHKNTFQYQHLLLNKAAWRNEYYLASNLNYSLTKKRLKMMTTKSSYAKILLKKLAVIPLITGFVLLFAERIEAQENDPKKNSTVTITKNDGEQYRDFTYQNAKLTYTNENGKKITKKFSELTREEKQKFLPPPPPPMVAKRNTPSKKLIEDLKNSKKYALWIDGKVVNNKVLNNYKNSDFSNFFVSLVYKNARSKRFPQKYQATLNTREYFDYLQKKKIARFNKWKKGKNMLPPPPPTSKVIKKGEKSVIPPPPPKKTMAENVIIEEDNEIETIREIETVHESSNNALIEVIEETPNIHSAPGEIEIIEEISNIERVAQKNEEKPKTGWINIKGKTYYFVKYKTKTNYYNRWGQRVNKDGKIINGERTKSNNVIKGQNISKVYKDDKVVVEFQNTNLSNIPPPPPPMSPLEFIKKHKGKNVSYFYNNKKINYRKAIKLLKKNQSLNIDARKIDGKHVIKISQEPITIDKISSLTNEQIIKLSKNKDVKATYYLDGKVITKNKFDKINQENVKTIYIKKNKDGSNSIYITSK; translated from the coding sequence ATGATAAGCTATTTACTAAAATCTACAAGCTGTTTAGCATTATTACTTCTCTTTTATCATATCATATTAGAAAGAGAGAAAATGCATAATTTCAATCGTTTTTACCTGTTAGGAAGTATCTTATTTTCTTTTCTTGTTCCACTAACAACGATAACTGTAGCTAGCACAGCAAAAATTATAGAAGCTACACAGAATTCTCATCAATTAACAATAGCACAAAATAATACACCAATATTAGTTGAAAACAGCTTTAGCTATACTCAATTACTTGTTGTAGTATACCTCATTATATCAACTCTATTTCTGTTTAGGTTTTGCATAAACTTATACAAGATTACTCAAAAAATAAGCTCTAATAATAAAATAAAATATCAAAAAGCAATATTAGTTTTAGTAAATGATGAAATTCTTCCTCATACTTTTTGGAACTATATATTCATCAACAAAAAAGAATATTTAAATGGTAAAATTGAAGAAGAACTATTTACTCATGAACTAACACATGTAACACAAAGACACACACTTGATGTTATTATAATTGAACTACTACAAATTTTATTTTGGGTAAACCCATTATTTATTTTCTTAAAAAAAGCAATACAATTAAACCATGAATTTTTAGCTGATGAAAAGGTTATTAATCAACATAAAAATACATTCCAATACCAGCATTTATTACTAAATAAAGCTGCATGGAGAAACGAATATTACTTGGCCAGTAATTTGAATTACTCACTTACAAAAAAAAGATTAAAAATGATGACAACAAAAAGTTCGTACGCAAAAATCTTGTTAAAAAAACTGGCGGTAATTCCGCTAATAACAGGATTCGTTCTTCTCTTTGCAGAAAGAATTGAAGCACAAGAAAATGATCCTAAAAAAAATTCGACTGTAACTATTACAAAAAATGATGGCGAACAGTATCGAGATTTCACCTATCAGAATGCTAAACTTACTTACACCAACGAAAATGGAAAGAAAATAACAAAAAAGTTTTCAGAATTAACACGTGAAGAAAAACAAAAATTTTTACCACCACCTCCTCCTCCAATGGTTGCTAAAAGAAATACTCCTTCAAAAAAACTGATTGAAGACTTAAAGAATTCAAAAAAATATGCACTTTGGATTGATGGAAAGGTTGTAAACAATAAAGTTCTCAACAATTACAAAAACTCTGACTTTTCAAACTTCTTTGTAAGCTTAGTTTACAAAAATGCAAGAAGCAAACGATTCCCTCAAAAGTACCAAGCTACTTTAAACACACGTGAATATTTTGATTATTTACAAAAAAAGAAAATAGCTAGGTTTAACAAATGGAAGAAAGGTAAAAATATGTTACCACCACCTCCTCCAACTAGTAAAGTTATTAAAAAAGGTGAAAAATCGGTTATTCCACCTCCTCCACCTAAAAAAACAATGGCTGAAAATGTTATAATTGAAGAAGATAATGAAATTGAAACAATTAGAGAAATTGAAACAGTTCATGAATCTAGCAATAACGCTTTAATAGAAGTAATTGAAGAAACTCCTAATATTCATTCTGCTCCAGGAGAAATCGAAATCATAGAAGAGATTTCTAACATTGAAAGAGTAGCACAAAAAAACGAAGAAAAACCAAAAACTGGATGGATTAACATTAAAGGAAAAACTTACTATTTTGTTAAATACAAAACCAAAACAAACTATTACAATCGATGGGGGCAAAGAGTCAATAAAGATGGGAAAATAATTAATGGTGAGAGAACAAAATCTAATAACGTCATAAAAGGACAAAATATTAGCAAGGTTTATAAAGATGATAAAGTTGTTGTTGAATTTCAAAACACTAATTTATCAAACATTCCACCACCTCCACCACCAATGTCTCCTTTAGAATTTATAAAAAAACATAAAGGAAAAAATGTAAGTTACTTTTATAATAATAAAAAAATTAACTATAGAAAGGCTATTAAATTACTGAAGAAAAATCAATCATTAAACATTGATGCTAGAAAGATTGATGGAAAACACGTGATTAAAATTTCACAAGAGCCAATTACAATTGATAAAATCAGTTCATTAACTAATGAGCAAATAATTAAGCTATCTAAAAACAAAGATGTAAAGGCCACCTATTATTTGGATGGTAAAGTCATAACCAAAAATAAATTTGATAAAATTAACCAAGAAAATGTCAAAACAATATATATAAAGAAAAATAAAGATGGTTCAAACTCAATATACATTACCAGTAAATAA
- a CDS encoding DUF4407 domain-containing protein, protein MLKQFFLICSGVDLHLINNCSNGEQNKYVGIGATVFFTALMATIASSYALFTVFDNIFTAIFFGCVWGLLIFNLDRFIVSTIRKKEKFSSEFLQALPRLILAMIIAIVISKPLELKIFEKEINQVLLEEKNQMTLNNKQQIAQQFTPEIEKTQSEINKLKEEINTKENEVNNLYNTYIAEAEGRKGTKRVGKGPVYKEKRKKHDKALADLNSLKEENSKKITQKEEAINTLLNQQKNIETSTQPIISNVDGLMARINALNKLPWLPSFFIFLLFLAIETSPIFSKLISSKGEYDYKFENQESIVKTWIQQQTHQRNILLKTDTDLNDKVYSDIKDEEELYKYKQKIARDLLKLQADTFYKNQQKIL, encoded by the coding sequence ATGTTAAAGCAATTTTTCCTCATTTGCTCTGGTGTAGACTTACATTTAATAAATAATTGTTCTAATGGAGAACAAAATAAATATGTAGGCATTGGTGCAACAGTTTTTTTTACAGCACTTATGGCAACCATAGCTTCTAGCTATGCACTTTTCACTGTTTTTGATAATATATTTACCGCTATCTTTTTTGGTTGTGTATGGGGATTGTTAATTTTTAACCTAGACAGGTTTATTGTTTCCACCATCAGAAAAAAAGAAAAGTTTAGTTCTGAATTTTTACAAGCCTTACCTCGCTTAATTTTAGCTATGATTATTGCTATTGTTATCTCAAAACCCTTAGAATTAAAAATTTTTGAAAAGGAAATCAACCAAGTGCTATTAGAAGAAAAAAATCAAATGACACTTAACAATAAACAACAAATAGCTCAACAATTTACTCCTGAAATAGAAAAAACTCAATCAGAAATTAATAAATTAAAAGAAGAAATTAATACTAAAGAGAATGAAGTAAACAACCTATATAACACTTATATAGCTGAAGCAGAAGGACGAAAAGGTACTAAACGTGTAGGTAAAGGCCCTGTATATAAAGAAAAAAGAAAGAAACACGATAAAGCACTTGCTGATTTAAATTCACTTAAAGAAGAAAATTCAAAAAAAATAACTCAAAAAGAAGAAGCAATAAACACTCTTTTAAACCAACAAAAGAACATTGAAACATCAACTCAACCCATAATTAGTAATGTTGACGGTTTAATGGCAAGAATTAATGCATTGAATAAATTACCTTGGCTTCCTTCATTTTTTATTTTTCTATTATTTTTAGCTATAGAAACCTCTCCAATTTTCTCAAAGTTAATTAGTTCTAAAGGAGAATATGATTACAAGTTTGAAAACCAAGAATCTATTGTTAAAACATGGATACAACAACAAACACATCAAAGAAATATTCTTCTAAAAACTGACACAGATTTAAACGACAAGGTGTATTCAGATATAAAAGACGAAGAAGAATTATATAAATACAAACAAAAAATAGCTCGTGACTTATTAAAGCTTCAAGCAGACACTTTTTATAAAAATCAACAAAAAATATTATAA
- a CDS encoding BlaI/MecI/CopY family transcriptional regulator, with protein sequence MQLSKTEEQVMQYLWKLEKAFMKDILAEFPEPKPANTTVATLLKRMYDKGFVNYKLHGKSREYFPLVKKSDYFSKHVNGLIKNFFNNSASQFASFFTSETNLSVSELENLKKLIDNQIKEQKK encoded by the coding sequence ATGCAATTATCAAAAACCGAAGAACAAGTAATGCAATATTTATGGAAGTTAGAAAAAGCTTTTATGAAAGATATATTAGCTGAATTTCCAGAACCTAAACCAGCCAATACAACAGTTGCAACACTATTGAAAAGAATGTATGATAAAGGTTTTGTTAATTACAAATTACATGGGAAATCGAGAGAATATTTTCCTTTAGTTAAAAAATCAGATTATTTCTCGAAACATGTAAATGGGCTAATCAAAAACTTTTTTAACAACTCTGCAAGTCAATTTGCTTCATTTTTTACTTCCGAAACAAATCTTTCTGTTTCTGAATTAGAAAATTTAAAAAAACTGATAGACAACCAAATTAAAGAGCAGAAAAAATGA
- the rimP gene encoding ribosome assembly cofactor RimP, which produces MNKERVKELLQEALSENESLFLIELEFLANSKIKVIVDGDEGVPLSECVRISRNIEHNLDREEEDFSLEVTTPDIAHPLLVKRQYKKNINRILKVKTETEEFEGTLTNVTDEEITLHWKVREPKPIGKGKHTVEKVKTLLYEDIKSAKVKIIF; this is translated from the coding sequence ATGAATAAAGAGAGAGTTAAAGAATTATTACAGGAAGCATTAAGTGAGAATGAATCGCTATTTTTAATAGAGTTAGAGTTTCTTGCTAATAGTAAAATAAAAGTAATAGTTGATGGAGATGAAGGAGTGCCGTTGAGTGAATGTGTTCGTATTAGTAGAAATATTGAGCATAACCTTGATAGAGAAGAAGAAGATTTTTCTTTAGAAGTAACAACACCAGATATAGCACACCCTTTATTGGTTAAAAGACAGTATAAGAAAAATATTAATAGAATATTAAAAGTAAAAACTGAAACCGAAGAGTTTGAAGGTACATTAACAAATGTAACAGATGAAGAGATAACGTTACATTGGAAAGTTAGAGAGCCAAAACCTATAGGTAAAGGTAAGCATACAGTAGAAAAGGTAAAAACTCTACTTTATGAAGATATTAAAAGTGCAAAAGTGAAGATTATATTTTAA
- a CDS encoding universal stress protein, translating into MKKILIPIDFSKHSEYACVLASKIAKKSNSEVHLLHMVELPSGIVDMGAGNNFSIPESMLYIRKVKDKLMNLKSAFFSKIPNVHHAIRFQNPYEGIRDYSKKIDADLVIMGSKGHTALEEILIGSNTEKTVRSLDIPVLITKKESDNFKFKKLVFASTFEKDEARAFEGFLDFSTNFKAKIHLLKINTPQKFENTSSSKKKVETFIEKYNLDNYSIHIYNDNSVEEGILNFSDEKDVDLISLATHGRSGLSRFFNGSVSLNLSKNVLKPVLTFKV; encoded by the coding sequence ATGAAAAAAATATTAATACCCATTGATTTCTCTAAACACTCAGAATACGCATGTGTACTTGCTTCTAAAATAGCAAAAAAATCTAATAGCGAAGTTCACTTACTTCACATGGTCGAACTCCCCTCAGGTATAGTTGACATGGGAGCTGGTAATAATTTCAGTATTCCTGAAAGCATGCTTTATATTAGAAAAGTTAAAGACAAATTAATGAATCTAAAAAGTGCTTTCTTTTCAAAAATACCAAATGTTCACCACGCTATAAGATTTCAAAATCCTTATGAAGGGATTAGAGATTATTCAAAAAAAATAGATGCCGATTTAGTTATCATGGGTTCAAAGGGACACACTGCTTTAGAAGAGATTTTGATTGGATCTAACACGGAAAAAACAGTTAGAAGCCTTGATATACCTGTTTTAATAACCAAAAAGGAAAGTGATAATTTTAAATTTAAAAAATTAGTTTTCGCATCAACCTTTGAGAAAGATGAAGCTAGAGCTTTTGAAGGGTTTCTTGATTTCTCCACTAATTTTAAAGCCAAAATACACTTACTTAAAATAAACACTCCTCAAAAGTTCGAAAACACTTCTAGCTCTAAGAAAAAAGTTGAAACATTCATAGAAAAATACAATCTCGACAATTATTCAATTCACATATACAACGACAATTCTGTTGAAGAAGGAATTTTAAATTTTTCAGACGAAAAGGACGTAGATTTAATCTCTTTAGCAACTCACGGAAGAAGTGGACTTTCCAGATTTTTTAACGGTAGTGTTTCTTTAAACCTATCTAAGAATGTATTAAAACCTGTCTTAACTTTTAAAGTATAA
- a CDS encoding dipeptidase, which produces MQTIQEYIAQHKERFLNELIDLLKIPSVSADPAYNQDVLNTADMVKLQLEKAGCDKIEICETPGYPIVYGEKIIDPKLPTVLVYGHYDVQPADPIDLWDSPPFEPIIKKTETHPEGAIFARGACDDKGQMYMHVKALEYMTNTGNLPCNVKFMIEGEEEVGSESLAWFVPRNKEKLANDVILISDTGMIANSIPSITTGLRGLSYVEVEVTGPNRDLHSGLYGGAVANPINVLTKMIASLHDENNHITIPGFYDKVENLSREERDEMAKAPFSLENYKKSLEIDAIYGEKGYTTNERNSIRPTLDVNGIWGGYTGEGAKTVIASKAYAKISMRLVPNQEWREITELFKKHFESIAPKGVQVKVTPHHGGQGYVTPIDNIGYQAASKAYQETFGVTPIPQRSGGSIPIVALFEEELKSKTILMGFGLDSDAIHSPNEHFGVWNYLKGIETIPFFYKYFTELSK; this is translated from the coding sequence ATGCAAACTATTCAAGAATATATAGCTCAACACAAAGAGCGTTTTTTAAATGAACTTATTGATTTATTAAAAATACCATCAGTTAGCGCTGATCCAGCATACAATCAAGATGTATTAAATACAGCTGACATGGTAAAACTACAGCTAGAAAAAGCTGGGTGTGATAAAATAGAAATTTGTGAAACTCCTGGATATCCAATTGTTTATGGTGAAAAGATCATTGACCCAAAATTACCTACAGTTTTAGTATATGGACACTACGATGTGCAACCAGCTGACCCAATTGATTTATGGGATTCTCCACCATTTGAACCAATTATTAAAAAAACAGAGACTCATCCAGAAGGAGCTATTTTTGCTCGGGGTGCTTGTGACGATAAAGGTCAAATGTATATGCACGTAAAAGCATTAGAATACATGACTAACACTGGTAATTTACCTTGTAATGTAAAATTCATGATAGAAGGTGAAGAAGAAGTTGGCTCAGAAAGTTTAGCCTGGTTTGTACCTAGAAACAAAGAAAAATTAGCTAATGATGTTATTTTAATTTCTGATACTGGTATGATAGCTAACTCTATTCCTTCTATAACAACGGGACTTAGAGGATTGAGCTATGTAGAAGTTGAAGTAACTGGACCAAACAGAGATTTACATTCTGGTTTGTATGGTGGAGCTGTTGCAAATCCTATTAATGTATTAACAAAAATGATTGCTTCTTTACATGATGAAAACAATCATATAACCATTCCAGGTTTTTATGATAAGGTAGAAAACCTTTCTAGAGAAGAACGTGATGAAATGGCAAAGGCTCCGTTTTCTTTAGAAAATTATAAAAAATCTCTAGAAATCGATGCTATTTACGGTGAAAAAGGATACACTACTAACGAACGAAACTCTATTCGTCCAACTTTAGATGTAAATGGTATTTGGGGAGGATATACTGGAGAAGGGGCTAAAACAGTGATTGCAAGTAAAGCTTATGCTAAGATATCAATGCGACTGGTACCAAACCAAGAATGGAGAGAAATTACTGAGTTATTTAAAAAACATTTCGAAAGCATTGCTCCTAAAGGAGTTCAAGTAAAAGTTACACCTCATCATGGTGGACAAGGATATGTTACACCTATTGATAATATTGGATACCAAGCAGCAAGCAAAGCATATCAAGAAACATTTGGTGTTACTCCAATACCTCAACGAAGTGGAGGAAGTATACCTATTGTAGCTTTGTTTGAGGAAGAACTGAAAAGTAAAACTATTTTAATGGGATTTGGGTTAGATAGCGATGCTATTCATTCACCAAACGAACATTTTGGTGTATGGAATTATTTAAAAGGTATTGAAACTATACCATTTTTTTACAAATATTTTACTGAATTATCAAAATAA